From Daucus carota subsp. sativus chromosome 6, DH1 v3.0, whole genome shotgun sequence:
TATTAAAGAGATAAAATTCAGACAACACTTTaatttatcttataatattttatactaaTTCTTTTTACCGGAAACGAATCTCAAATTTCAATGCAATTCAAACAAAAGTTTACGCACTTTTTCATCTCTAATCTACAACATAAACCATTTGCTTATCTACACGATTCCTTGACGAGGATCGCATAATTTTGGACTTACTTTTAAGACGGCACGccaaataaatttatgtgataCATGAATCACATGAATTCAAATTTATCAATTGATTAAATTTGTTATTATCTTTCTCGTTATAATTGCATGTGTTAAAATATATCTTGAACAAGCTCGGACGGCCCCGTTGCCGcttataaaacatataatcatttAAATGTGCTAATAACTTATTCGGTCTTTTGCTTCGTCTCTGGGATTTTCATTAGAGTTGCTTCGTTGACTAAACCAAGAAATTAATATTCAAACATAAATCTTTAAAATGCgtttataaattattagctTTAATCTCCTGTCCTCTTCTTCAGAGGAGATCTCTGTCTATATAATAAACCCAAATTGCGTACTCTCCTGGCCAAAGGATAGTTTAGTTCAGTACTGCTTTCTATATATAATCAACAAAAGCATAATAATTAGGCAACACATACTTATCGAGAATACGCTACAAGAAAACCGGCTAATTTCAACGGGAATATGGTAATGCATTCTTGCCTCTAAAGCAATTAGACTTAGCATGCATGCACGCGATTAATTCTAATTGTCGATTCATACTGACATTTCTTTTTATATGTTTCGAATGCGAATAATCCAGGGTAACACAGGAGATGTCGAAACGAGTCCTAAACAGAAAAAGAAACTAGGAGGAATAAGATCTACGCTGTTTATTTATGGTGCTTTTTGTACtttgaattatttaatttcttaatagttatgatgacaattttgtttaatttgttcTAATTTTCTTCGGATGTTATATGATTTGATTTCGCAGTTGCTATGGTGTTTGAGAACATTGCGTTTGTAGGCAATGCAGTGAGCATATTTACTTACTTCTATGGATACATGAACTTCAGCTTGACCAAATCAGCCACAATGCTCACAAATTACGTGGGGACTTCGTATATACTATCGTTATTCGGAGGATTTATATGCGATACCTACTTGTCCAGATACAGAAGTTCTATCCTTTTCGGATCCATAGAAGTCTTGGTATATACGTTAATTTACcagttctcctaaaacctcgAGATGTTAGCTTATAGGCTTACCGTTAATTTATCTGATTTGTGACGAAAGCTAATTAAGAATATGCTATCTATCAGGGCTATGCTGTCTTAACAGTACAGGCATTCGTCAAAGAGCTTAGGCCTTCGCCTTGCAAGGATGTCTCGCCACTGCTGAGCTATCAATGCGAATCTGCAGACAGTGGCCAAGTTGCTTTTCTATACATAGGTCTCTATCTTGTCGCGATTGGAGCAGGTGGCCTCAAATCAGCAGCTCCTCCATTGGGAGCTGATCAATTCGATGAGGAAGATCCTGAAGAGGCAGAAAGCCTTTCAGTGTACTTTAACTGGCTACTGTTTTCGATTGTGATTGGATCTATTTTCGGGGTCACTTTTTTGGTCTGGATCAATACGTTTCAAGGTTGGAATTGGGGGTTTCTGGTGTCGACTTTAGCAGTGCTAGCCGCGGTTTTGTGTTTGGGGTCTGGAAAATCGTTTTATAGGCAACAGGTGCCGAGAGGAAGTCCAATCACTCGTATAGTGCAGGTATTTGTGGTTGCAATCAAAAACAGAAATCTTCCGGTGCCAGAAACTGCTGATGGATTCCATGACGTACAACAGGGAAGTGGAAATGAGATACTCAAGAAAACGGATCAGTTCAAGTAAGTGATTTAGGGGCACTtctagaattttataaaatttagaatgatgaaacaatgtaatttttttttttaaggggAACACGTGTCCCCCTGCCTAttactagatccgcccctgtaTATACTCTAACTATTAAAAGAACTAGTACTAATCGAGACAAATGTTGCAGGTTCTTTGATCGTGCAGCAATAATCAGGACCACAGATTCACCCGATTCTGATAGC
This genomic window contains:
- the LOC108226333 gene encoding protein NRT1/ PTR FAMILY 4.5, which produces MGNTGDVETSPKQKKKLGGIRSTLFIYVAMVFENIAFVGNAVSIFTYFYGYMNFSLTKSATMLTNYVGTSYILSLFGGFICDTYLSRYRSSILFGSIEVLGYAVLTVQAFVKELRPSPCKDVSPLLSYQCESADSGQVAFLYIGLYLVAIGAGGLKSAAPPLGADQFDEEDPEEAESLSVYFNWLLFSIVIGSIFGVTFLVWINTFQGWNWGFLVSTLAVLAAVLCLGSGKSFYRQQVPRGSPITRIVQVFVVAIKNRNLPVPETADGFHDVQQGSGNEILKKTDQFKFFDRAAIIRTTDSPDSDSKGPWRTCTVTQVEETKILVRMFPIIISTIFMNTCLAQLQTFSIQQSNTMDRQFLGFEVPGPSVTVIPFIFMIILIPIYDRICVPALRKLTGIPTGIRHLQRVGVGLVLSIASMSVSAYVEKRRKSVAIDNNLVDSPAPLPISFLWLGFQFAIFGMADMFTLVGLLEFFYAESSKGMKSLGTAITWCTVAFGYYLSSVVVNVVNNVSDGWLASNNLNRDELSKFFWLLAGLSVLNLGAYLICASWYKYKSVEMKQIEGDQSNVEMGTV